GTTTTAAAATGTTTGGTTTATAAATGAattctaatatttaaatatgttaactTAGCTCTTTCACCTTATAGTGGTATGTTACACAGGAATAAAGGATGTTATAAGTCAGAGTACTCAAAGGTGAAAAAGATTTAGTGATATATACATATgatgtaaataatatatatatatatatatatatatatatatatatatatatatatatatatatatatatatatattcttaatactatgatatttataatttgaaaatttttctattaaaggAAGATTGTAAACATGAgtatatttatatgaattatcTACTTGTGGTATGATTAGTTGACAGAATTAGTAGTAATGTAACTCCAAATTAAGGACATGTAAAAGgatataacatttttaattgtacACAATAGGTTtgaatttaaattctaaattcaatttcagaaattaaaaattttaatttatttttacttttgtataattgtatgtgaaaaaaagtttcaatttcctttccaaattatattatatatataattattttttaaaaaaaatacttgaatATTTTTTGCACCAAGTAAACTAATCACTtcgtaaaaatttattattcaagtttaatttaattttttttctcaatacatgtgactaatttattatataataccattaatattatttttggttaCATCAATTATTTCTACTACAAACTTTACCCAaatttatttcacttttatgtaatctaaataatttcacttatcacactctctctctcatttcttttccttttcacaCTCACCCTAatccaaagaaaaaataataagtattaaaTATAGGATTAGCAAATTATAATCCTTAACTAAGTCTTATGTTTACacttataatttctttattttaaaattggtaaCTCTTCATGTTCTTTGATCTTGATATTTcttgtataaataaatgtaaattacatTTGAAGAATatatgaaatttcttttcagaGATTTATTTGAGAATACTTTTATCTTGACTTTAATCTTGAAAATATTCTTTAAGTAGTAAGGAAAGGGCAAACAAAGTTAATACTCAATCCTCAAAATAAGAtgtctaaaaataaattttagaaacattttttttgaaatgtgaAAAGATTGACTATTAATCGATTTTTTAATAGAATGAATAATTTGCCTTGTTTTCTAGGTATATAGagtttaaagtataaaatgatttaataaggaaatcatgtttttacttAGTTCATTCTTAATAGATATATTTTGTGTGTGTTCaatgtaattttatcataaatttggTGTGTTGACTCCCATGTTgttcttttcttatatttttatttttaataaaatcttatgATAGTGGTATTTAGCATAAGCCTATTTAGATAATCTCTTTATGAATCTCTTCTAAAGGTGGTGTGCTCTCCCTGTATCTTTTCATaatctattttctattttcttctgtAACTTGATCTTATTTCCATATGGTTTCTCTTGAAGTGCAAATTTGTTCTCTGTATGAATAAGCTTTTGTCATATCTCTATGTCGTTTCATAAAACCACTTAAGGTCATTAACATTTCCAAAATTATTCTAGATGTTTAAGAGTGTCCAAGTTACATTACTTCATTACTTACTAGGTTAAACTTTTGAAGACATTTTTTGATGTTTGGAATAAAACATTGAGtcaaaaagatgaaaagaattAAGATACTttgaattttctatattttagcAATTTATAGGAAGTCTTTTGTAGTAAATACCTTATGTAAATTCAGTTAGCCCATGAGTGCTTGGGAGTGTTGTTGAGATTTAACATTGCTTGGTCATTTCTTATAAGAATCTATTTCTCCTTTCCACAACAACAAATTGCTAGTGTTATGGAGtagaaaataatgtttaatgctattctttttcaaatttacctCTCTTACACAATTGTTCAATGTCATGTTTCAAATAACTCATTTCTATCTTACAGTCTGaaagtatataaaaattcaataaacgTACAGAGCAGTAATGACAAATGTAGCCATTAACAAAACTAAGAGTACAACCATGTGCACATTTTGCAGCTTCCAGTGGGCCGAGCTAAACAAAAAATTGTTTGGTCTTCTATAGCTGGCGATAGTGTGCTGCTGATAATTAATGGgcttaacaataaaattatcacTGACAGATCTTTCGTTAAGAAAAGGCAAATATGTAGCCTAAAGAACTGAATGATCAAACACAACAAACTACAAACTTGCTTTGATACTAGACATATTAGCCCTAGACTATATTTCTGAGATGACAAACTTCTATCTTCCATAAGGATGATATCGAGCAGTTCCTGCACCACCATATCCCCCTCTAGTCCCATAAAAGGAGCCTCCACCAGCTCCTCCATATCCACCCCCTAGGCTGGCATCATAGCTGCTTCCATAAGCATTACCAGAGgaaccaccaccaccatatgCCCCATAACCCTCATTAGCTCCACCGTACCCACCAAGATCATAGCCTCTGCCAAAGCCTCCACCATATCTACCAGCATACCCAAGAGAAGGATCACCTCTATAAGGCCCCATGGCACCAGCATATCTTCCATAACCACCAAATTCACTTCCAAAGCCACCATAAGCACTTCCCCTACCACCATAGGCACCACCTGACCTATAGTCACCCATACCAAAATTACCACCAAATCCATCATAAGCATCTCCATATCCACCACCATATGAAGACCGCTCATCATTATATCGCTTGGATGATGGGGCTGGTGGATTGGGCTTTTTTGGTTCTGCCTTCTTGATTTCCACCTACAAAAGTGAAGATAACCAAAACTAAATGGATGAAAGTGAAACAATTCAAGCATCTTTTATCTTGATCTTTCACAGGATAGTAAATTGGAAATATATTTGgtgtaatattttcttttatcaacatATTTTGTCTAATGTTAATGATGACTTTGATTCATAAAATGATGGTGGTATACCAAGCAATAAGACCTAAAATATGCCTCCTTGAAGTTGTCACCAGTAAAATCAAGCTATAGGACTTTGATTTAAATCGTACAAAAGGAGTCATGTGTGAAAAAATACCATACCATTCTTTCTAAAGtaatttataacataaaaattacaGTAGCCTTAAGAATATAAGCCACTGCCCACTTGTTCAATCCCAAAATGTTGTGTTCTAAGGGTGGAAACTCGTTCCACTGGATGTACATTCAACCAAGAAATAATGGTACTTAAATGTGATCCACTTGGGCCCAGGTTTGGTATTTTCCATTGGACCCATTGCATTTTATCAGAAATATAACCCATATTGGCCCAAACTTATTATAAGTGCACATGAATTATTGGGCATTGCtaatttcttatattaaaaatttgtaatGTTTCCCTaacaattgtaatttttttttaatattttacctcATCAATAAAAACCCATGTTACACTTAAAATACTCGGAAGTTCTAACTCTATTAAATAGGAACAAGGCAAATAGATTATCATCAATAGAAATGCGCATTAAATTTATTGCTGAACCCATGATCATCTCATCCCGACACTAAAGGGAATAATCACCAACAAAACATTGCAGTCAACTGTGTTCAATGCCTTGATTTGTTACAGTTAAGCACAGCCTACATAATTACGATTCATTGCCTATGGCAAGCATATACTTAAGGATAGGAAATTCAAGATGTCCATAAAACAATAAACCATTCTCACTGTTTACTTGTCCTTTAAAGCAGGACTTGAAACTCAACATTTGGAAATCAGTTATAAAACCAAATAAggtttgtaatttaattttcagaTCAACAAAAAACTCACCTGAGCTCCAGCAAACTCAATTTTGTTCCCCACAGCTAAGAGATCATCAACAGCATCTTCAGAGTCGTAGGTAATAAACCCAAAGCCACGTGATCGATTAGTAGAGTGATCCCGCATTATCTGGTGATCTTTGACTTCTCCATAGCGTGTAAAGAAATCCCTAAATTCATCTGCCCAAGTTCATCTCcaattaaaacaacaaaatcacaACTACTTTCTGTATCTCTTTAATGGTTAGCTAGTTACTTTACAAATAATTGCTTTAAAGAAAAGTCAAGCCTGGCTAATAAACTTAACATACTTTGTATACACATGACATACCACAAAATATCAATTTGTATATTAGGAGACATTTTTGTTGCATGACGTACGCCAAGTGGGTCAAGTCACAAACAATCATGGTTTTTGTTGTTTGAGTTGGCAACACTCTTAAATAGAAAGAGTTACACATCGACTATCAACTATAGCTTTTAGCTTAGTAGTAAGCACTTGATACAACAATTGGATCAAAGCCATGGTCACGAGTTTGATTACTAACAGAGCTATTGTTTAGGGAAAAATTGTTACAGTTTGCACAATTATCCCGTGATGGTCAAGTGAGTTGAGTCATAATAAAAAAGTTCGATTTGGAATAATTGTAGAGGGGGAGATTGTTCAAGGGTACATCAATTGTCCCTTAGCAATCAAATCATGACATCTAGGTTGTCACACTCTTAACTAGAAAGAGTTGTGCCCAGACTATGAGTTATAGTGTAGACcaaatcacaatcaaatcatGGTGCTTAGACTACGATACTCTTAAGTAAAAAGAGTTGTGTTGACTAGTTATAATTTTTGGCCTAGTGATAAAATACAACAATTTCAACACAAAAATTTCCACCTTAAAAGATATGAACAAGTGCACGCATGTGATGAACTTTCTCACCAAAGAAAGCTTGAACATAAGAGGTATGTACACTAATAATTATGTTCTCTACCGAAAAGGATAACATAGATCATAAAGGACTTCCTTCACTGTACATGGTAAGAACAGAAACACCAAGAACTCTTAACACTTAAAGCAATAATATGAAACTTAGATATATTACAATATGAATTCCAACAGCAAACGTGTCTTCTAAGTGTTAGTTGgtgtataaaaattatataataccaCCACAACCACTTCTCAACATATAACATATTGTACgtatacatatatacatgtgCACATCATTCATGCTACATCCTTAAATTTTGACATTAAGTAAGGCATCAACAACATCAGCAAGAGGAAAATTGGCTCAACTGAAACACTACCTTCACTCACAGTAGAAGGAATTCCACCAACAAAAATCTTCTTGGTTCGGAAGTCCTTAGAGTTCGAGCCAACTGCACCCCTCGGAATCGTCCTCTTAATCTCCACCTATAAACAATTCATTGCATCGGATTTCATTTCATTTACTCAATACTACTCCAaacgttcaaacatcaaatgCAGGTGTTAATTATAAGCACCTGCTTGCCGTTGATAATGTGAGTGTCCTCAATAACTCTATCAACCACAGAGGGATCAGCGTAAGTTATGAAGCCGAAGCCGCGAGGCTGGCCGGTCTTCCGGTCCTTCATGATAACGGAATCCGTTATCTCACCGTATTTACCAAAGTGCTTGATGAATTGAGCTGCACagaattatcaacaagaaaAAAGCACAGCTAGTTAGTTACTTATTTAGTTACAAGGATGCTCATTGAGCATTTGCTTAACCGTAAAACAAAGGAAACCAACGCAGTGCAGAAAGAAATCACTAACCAATAGTGGTTTCTCTCGCTAAACCGCCAATAAAAATCTTTCTGCAATTACCGTGTTTAGTTTAATTAGACAGAACACAATCTAAGAAAATTCGAAAAAgcaataaagaagaagatgaagggaGGTTGAAGGTTTAGTGGAGTTAGTTACCGACCCGGGACTGGCACCGTCGCCGGTGAGAGGTTGGGGCTTGTCGTCTTCGTCGTCGCGGTGGGAGAAGGCTCTAACGTCGTTGGCATCGCCGTCGACGGTGTGGTGATTACTGGGTGGTGACTCCATCACTTTAAGAACTTCAACCACAGAAAGATAGGGGAAGAGAGACGCAGACCGGAAAATGAATGTAATGTATGTAACCCTAGATTTTTATCTTATTCGTGGGGTTTGGGACTTTATATATACATTACGAATACCTGAATTTAAACGCTTATATGgtatctatttttataatatgcaTTATTTTCATAATGTAGCAGCTCATAAATTGATAATGTAGCAGCTCATGAATCCTAGATTTTAGTCTAGAAAAAGAAATCAGATTTggtttatatgatattttaatttgataacttagaaatattgaaaaatgtaacatattttctaattaatttgtACATGAGATAAGGGAATTTGGAggaaaatatttacaataatttatatggagttttgaaattatttataatgaacggcataataaaatgaataagtaaaattttaatatgcaCAAAgtattataaatgttaattagatattacataataattttatattatatttgaaatctatctatttatataactatatttatctataaatttatctatttataaatttctatcaataatacaaaaagaacaaaaaaaaatcaattttaacacGTGTCACTAttggataaacttaaattttagagttttattaataattttgtttaaatcttattttattagctTTTGggtatattaatatttagtttgatttgatagagataaaatagggacacatagttatgattttcggtttatctagtacactattattttatgatagattaagcagattttatttttaagatagttgatattttatttttattcctcgtaatattgtaagtgttaTGACTATTTAAAGTCCTtcaattataatgaataataagaCTCAATTTCAGGAAAATATCAGAGTGCGTATATTGTGAGATTTTCTCATCTGtatgttgggaatccaagtgtgagtccaagtcccacattggatagaaatgagaaagtagatcaatatataaagatgaaagacccatgaacccattgccttaaggttttgggtaaagagtgatgtcaatcccttatatagttggcttaGATGtgattggtgtttgtgtaactcACATGGAACCTCCTCCTCAATATGACTCTCGTTATTTCTCGAATCTATCATGCTTCAGTACTATCTGTAACATCATTTACTCATGTATAatacattatacgatcatcgccgaTAATTACGTTCACAACACATAAATACAAACACGTATGGGGTAAGCTATCgttaaaacaatcataataataagatataaaaacactaaatatatcaaccataaacaaCTACCACGTATGGGGTAAGCTATCgttaaaacaatcataataataagatataaaaacACTAAATATATCAACCATAAATAGAATTcttaatcctctaacataatCGCCGATAATTACGTTCACAACACATAAATACAAACACGTATGGGGTAAGCTATcattaaaacaatcataataataagatataaaaacactaaatatatcaaccataaacaaCTACCCCATACctgataataataatgatagaattcttaatcctctaacataataattcatatatcaaccataaacaaCTACCCCATACctgataataataatgatagaattcttaatcctctaacataatAATTCAACAGTAAATTACTCAATTCTCAATACAGATCCTTGGTCTTCAATCCTTGATCCTTGATTCCTTAATTtttgatgtcatcactaacatctctCACATAGACCCATGTCGATCCACTAATTAGCACATATGCTAACTActactataaccattatagtaacaccacTATTAACATAGTATCACTTGGAGCATCTCCAAcaccatcatcatcaccataGATACAACACCATCATGACTATCCCAGTCATGATCAAACCATGAGCATCATCTTATCATAAACATCATAGTGAAAAGAGTCAGTCTCATTTTTGTATCCTACCTCACCAAATATAGTTGCTCCTACAGCTCAATCTGTAGATTCCTCATACAGATACGCTCGAGTAGTCCCGCAATCCAACTAAGAAACATGTAATCTTGCCACACAAAGACAAGGACGACACCATCACCCCCACACAAGGAAGGTTCACATCCTCTTTGTGAGAGTTATCATCTAAGACTTGTAAATAATATGATTGTacattctgaagagaattcaaacacttggtGATTAGCTTAGTTGAGTTAAATGCCAACTAGGAAATTGTCTAGGGGAATTAAGGAGTAGGTAAACTCAGTTCTAGTCAGTGTAACAAGTGTTACCAGGATTGACTAGTGTAACCAGAGTGATGCTAATACTCAGTTCTAGTCAGTGTAATAGGTGTTACCACGATTGACTAGTGTAACCAGAGTGATGCTAATACTCAGTTCTAGTCAGTGTAACAGGTATTACTAGGATTGACTAGTGTAACCAAGAATGGTGTTAATACTTAGTTCTACTTAGTGTAACATGTGTTTCCAAGATTGACTAGTGTAACTAGGACTGGTGCTAATACTCAGTTGCAATCTTGTTGAGATTATAGTAGAACCCTCTAAGAGGTCTTAGAGGAGAATTTGATGTAGCTCAGTTGaatgaaccaatataaaaaaattatgtgtttatTGTTTTAGCTTTACAAAACACTTTATTTATAAACACTGTAATTGCTTACGAAGTTAACCATTGATAAACGCTCTTGTCATCATACTTTAATTTCTTTAAGAGCTGTCTTTCTTAAACGTTGTAGTAGCTTTGCTAAACTCTTAAAAAGTACTCTATCTATGAATGTTGTGGTTTAAACAGTGCCTTATAAATCAAGAGTCGTAACAATCGGTGTAGATCATCTAACCGTGTGCTTGGAGTTAGTCTTTCCCGATTATATCAAGTTTTTCAAGAACACCTATGATACAAcgctaaaaaagaaaaacctagATTACTTGGCCCGTTATACAAGGCTTAAAACCTACTATACTAATTGAACTTCATTGTAGCCCAAAAGAATAAGAGCTTGGGTCGACCTTCCAAAGATGACTCCAACCTACTATACTAGTTGCACTCCATTGTAGCCCAAGAGAATAAGAGCTTCAACCCACCTTCCATAAATAACTCTAATTCTTCTTGAATGTGCTTGaccatgcttcttgtgattggTCCCTTAGTTAGAGTTTTGCCATCATCCTCTCCCTCTAGAAGAGGATTTGTCCTAAAATATAGAGATTattcatctttatctttattgATGCCTCCTACAAAAAGGGTTAAATCACACACATTGAATGTAGTATTCACATCTTATTCACTTGGCAACTCTCGCCTATATGCATTATTATTGATTCTTTTTAGCACTCTAAATGGACCATCACCACGAGATTTAAGTGTGGACTTCCTTTGTTTTGGAAATCtatctttgtttaaataaagTCAAACTCAATCTTCTTCTTTGAAGAACACTTCCTTTTTCCTTTGTTATTATGTTAGATGTATCTTTTGGGTTGTTATTGTATGTGAAACTTCACCCTCTCAtgtattttcttcaaaaattcaGACCTAGACACCCTTTCCTTATGAATGATATTAATATGATTAGGGAGAGGTATTAACTTTAAAGGGGTGAGTGGATAAAACCCATAAACACAAAAGGAAATAATTTGGTGGCCTTGTGAATCACcctattatatgaaaatttaatgtGGGGAAAGTACTCATCCCAAACTTGAAGATTCGTAAATTTCATGGAGACAATAAACTAAATGTTTATCTAGATTAAGACGCAAAAGttaactaattatttaattaaaattcctAGGAGATCAAAAGCAAGTAGACTTAATGGTAGTAGAGGTTGAGGGATATGCCATGAATTGGTGACATCAAATTTATACGAACAATTACCAAGGGTCACATGCGGCTTCTTGGAGGGACATTAAATTTCTTATGTGTGCTAGATTTTTTCCTTCCGACTATAAGATAGATCTTTTTTTAAGCTCCAAAGGCTTCAACAAGGCTAAATGTGTGTGAATGATTATTTCAAAGAACTAGAGTCATTAATGCTTCGGTTTGTGAGTGGCTTAAGTATAGACATTCAAGACATGGTAGAATTGTTTGTGCACTCCAATCGTGAAAATGTTTTTCACCTTGTGTAAGatccaaagaaaataaaatagatttaaacatttattttcataGTAATagacattaattatttattatatggcTTTTGGGTGTTAAGAGTGTTATTGTGGCACATAgaattaattatgattatgtTATAGAAAACCAATTGGGTACATGaattattaatagttttttttagaaACAGAATGGTAGGGATAGAAACAGAAGATATATATCTATCTTCAAGGGGTTCAAATAGAGGAAagatttatagaaaaaaaaatcgaaaaaaGAAGAGTACAAAACAAGAGAGAATGAAGAACTTAAAGAGAGGAAGGAGATAAGCTATTCTAATTTTGAAGATAAGTTATTCTACACAATTTACTATAATTTTGCAAATGAGTTATTCTACACGCATCCACAATGCTACACATAGAAAATCAATTGTGTACGTTAGAGACAAAAGAATAATCATGGAATGTTCCTCTCTTGAAGCAAAGTCTAAAAAAATCGTAtaacctacttcaagcaaaggacTGGAAAAACACGCCTACTTTAACAAAGTTGACTTACACAACGACTACTGTGAAAATAAGATAGAGAAAATACAAACATCAATGCTACGAATTACAAACGCTGTCTAACGGACAAATATTCATCAAGCCTATAAATAGATCTCTCACgaagaaaatcaagaggataGAAAATGCGCAAAGCTTACAACGCCATATCCATCCTAcataaaagaagagagaaaaagagctCAAAGAAAAGACTATATATGACCTGAAGAAAAGataggagaagaaaaaaagagaaagagatactGTTGAGCTTAAGCGTCAAATCTCTTACTTTTGTAAGATCATAGAGTTAAACACCTGCGAGTGTTTAAACTGTATTGTATTGTATTCATACCCTCTCGTTGAAAGATTTAGATTAAACTGCTTGTAAGGAGTCTTCgattgcaattctgaagagaattaaaatacttacaaatGAACTCTTTTGAGTTAAGGAATCTAGGCACGGTAGTCTAGTACTAGGAGTGGTTCGAATACTTAAGAAAATCTCGGTAGGTTgctgagtaccaagagtggtgcgaatactcaaagaAATCTCGATAGGGTGTTGAGTACCAgaagtggtgcgaatactcaggAAATCTCAGCAatgtaccaagagtggtgctaaTAGTCATTTGTAATCAGGTAaggattatagtggaaccctttgCAGAGGAGACTGGACATAGCTCAGTTGGAGTGAACTATTCTAAAATCTCTTGTGTTattatctcttctcttttctaaacGATCTTCTTAGAAAACCTGTAGttgaacttttttatttgaaaatataaaaacttccAAGCTAAACGATCCTTTATTTTTGAAGGAAGTTCTTATGAACGCTGCAGTAGAATAACTGTCATTCTCCATTTCTTTGGAATCACTTGGACAAAGTTGATCCAAGCATTATCTGAAATTGGA
This sequence is a window from Vigna angularis cultivar LongXiaoDou No.4 chromosome 2, ASM1680809v1, whole genome shotgun sequence. Protein-coding genes within it:
- the LOC108329562 gene encoding glycine-rich RNA-binding protein 3, mitochondrial isoform X1, with the translated sequence MESPPSNHHTVDGDANDVRAFSHRDDEDDKPQPLTGDGASPGKIFIGGLARETTIAQFIKHFGKYGEITDSVIMKDRKTGQPRGFGFITYADPSVVDRVIEDTHIINGKQVEIKRTIPRGAVGSNSKDFRTKKIFVGGIPSTVSEDEFRDFFTRYGEVKDHQIMRDHSTNRSRGFGFITYDSEDAVDDLLAVGNKIEFAGAQVEIKKAEPKKPNPPAPSSKRYNDERSSYGGGYGDAYDGFGGNFGMGDYRSGGAYGGRGSAYGGFGSEFGGYGRYAGAMGPYRGDPSLGYAGRYGGGFGRGYDLGGYGGANEGYGAYGGGGSSGNAYGSSYDASLGGGYGGAGGGSFYGTRGGYGGAGTARYHPYGR
- the LOC108329562 gene encoding glycine-rich RNA-binding protein 3, mitochondrial isoform X2 gives rise to the protein MPTTLEPSPTATTKTTSPNLSPATVPVPAQFIKHFGKYGEITDSVIMKDRKTGQPRGFGFITYADPSVVDRVIEDTHIINGKQVEIKRTIPRGAVGSNSKDFRTKKIFVGGIPSTVSEDEFRDFFTRYGEVKDHQIMRDHSTNRSRGFGFITYDSEDAVDDLLAVGNKIEFAGAQVEIKKAEPKKPNPPAPSSKRYNDERSSYGGGYGDAYDGFGGNFGMGDYRSGGAYGGRGSAYGGFGSEFGGYGRYAGAMGPYRGDPSLGYAGRYGGGFGRGYDLGGYGGANEGYGAYGGGGSSGNAYGSSYDASLGGGYGGAGGGSFYGTRGGYGGAGTARYHPYGR